From the Cydia pomonella isolate Wapato2018A chromosome 11, ilCydPomo1, whole genome shotgun sequence genome, one window contains:
- the LOC133522790 gene encoding succinate dehydrogenase iron-sulfur subunit-like: protein MAAKFLHRWRSSIVTVWLQICHYSKGAKPAQKQAVDPANRPQDRRIFKVYRFAGIASGQKPKVQSFEFDISKIGGMVLDALIKIKEMDPTVTFRRSCREGICGSCGVNLQGANCLACITPIPKDKVITIMPLPHMYVQKDLVVDMTHFFRQYNSVRPYLVRPDPLPMGRTQYAQSIKDNSKLVGLYECILCACCSTSCPSYWWNGRRFLGPASLLHTYRWVIDSRDADTDRRLWDVRDDFKAFRCHTIMVCMLVCPKGLHPARQISRLKRLISKVEKKPEPELDPLAFANVGIKSASSCGPSAGGSGCK, encoded by the coding sequence atggcAGCAAAATTCTTACATCGTTGGCGAAGTTCGATTGTGACTGTTTGGTTGCAAATATGTCATTATAGTAAAGGGGCTAAACCTGCGCAAAAACAAGCTGTTGATCCTGCAAACCGACCCCAGGATCGTCGCATTTTCAAAGTGTACCGTTTTGCTGGGATAGCCTCAGGCCAAAAACCTAAGGTACAATCATTCGAATTCGATATCTCAAAAATTGGTGGTATGGTTCTCGATGCCCTCATCAAAATAAAGGAAATGGATCCGACGGTTACTTTCAGAAGATCATGTCGTGAAGGCATTTGCGGCTCTTGCGGCGTCAACCTCCAGGGTGCAAACTGCCTGGCGTGTATAACGCCGATACCAAAAGACAAAGTGATAACTATTATGCCGCTACCACACATGTACGTCCAGAAAGACTTGGTGGTCGATATGACACACTTTTTTCGACAATACAATAGTGTCAGGCCCTATCTTGTGCGTCCAGACCCCCTGCCCATGGGCAGAACGCAGTATGCACAAAGTATCAAGGACAATAGTAAATTAGTTGGTTTGTACGAATGCATTCTATGTGCTTGCTGCTCGACATCGTGCCCCAGCTACTGGTGGAACGGCCGCAGGTTTCTAGGGCCTGCTTCTCTGTTGCATACTTACCGATGGGTGATAGACTCGAGGGACGCAGATACCGATCGGAGGCTGTGGGACGTCAGAGATGACTTTAAAGCATTCAGGTGTCACACGATAATGGTCTGCATGTTGGTTTGTCCGAAAGGTTTGCATCCAGCTCGGCAGATTTCACGTTTGAAGCGGTTAATATCGAAGGTGGAGAAAAAACCGGAACCTGAATTAGATCCTTTGGCATTTGCCAATGTCGGTATAAAATCGGCGTCTTCTTGTGGTCCGTCTGCTGGCGGATCTGGGTGTAAATGA